One region of Archocentrus centrarchus isolate MPI-CPG fArcCen1 chromosome 6, fArcCen1, whole genome shotgun sequence genomic DNA includes:
- the dyrk4 gene encoding dual specificity tyrosine-phosphorylation-regulated kinase 4 isoform X2, producing MLPEINNKTSRPEAFPHPHRLPAEGNRIGTNRPCSQKFNSSVGTLPQLEPPVVQVVVSNAKNQHQVSDNILPQIANKGGQNNYQTQSDERPKPTQQFTTRFGTTVDKVSVSRNSRIFINKLEKEKAYEGQKLPMSPIEALKNFQDRLTEFEQEEIMDYSEIWFLGLGSQKIEGSQGAPQNSGYDDEHGSYIRVLHDHIAYRFEVLEVIGKGSFGQVLKCLDHKNNELVAIKIIRNKKRFHHQALVELKILDVIKRKDKDNLHNVIHMKEYFYFRNHLCISFELLGVNLYELIKKNNFQGFSLALIRRFTHALLRCLQMLHREKIIHCDLKPENILLSQRGPGNIKVVDFGSSCYEQQRVYTYIQSRFYRSPEVILGHPYSMAIDMWSLGCILAELYTGYPLFPGESEVEQIACIMEVLGMPPNDFVQSASRRRLFFDSKGNPRNITNSKGKKRRPSSKELSAALKTNDALFLDFIKRCLSWDPSKRMTPDEGLQHEWILQGNFNKVRTRTKPAVKKTSDSSTNTDKQANSHSAEKVSSESNGSDNLKRDSSETGTKMAPAERLRPIGASAEEEACESEGKLSTNTKQQECSGERPVHIIIKPQETEDIERKDTQESSQCLSPIV from the exons ATGTTGCCAGAAATAAATAACAAG ACATCACGACCAGAGGCCTTCCCTCACCCTCACAGACTCCCAGCAGAAGGGAACCGTATTGGAACAAATCGACCCTGCTCACAG AAGTTCAACTCCAGTGTGGGGACTCTCCCTCAGCTCGAGCCACCAGTGGTCCAGGTGGTGGTTAGCAATGCCAAAAACCAGCACCAGGTGTCAGACAACATCTTGCCCCAAATTGCCAACAAAGGGGGTCAAAACAACTATCAGACACAATCG GACGAGAGGCCAAAGCCCACTCAGCAGTTCACCACACGGTTTGGTACAACAGTCGATAAAGTGTCAGTGTCTCGCAACAGCAGGATTTTCATCAACAAGctggagaaagagaaagcatatgaGGGTCAAAAGTTACCCATGTCACCTATAG AGGCGTTGAAGAACTTCCAGGATCGGCTGACAGAGTTTGAACAGGAGGAGATCATGGATTATTCAGAGATTTGGTTCCTTGGTCTGGGATCCCAGAAAATTGAGGGCTCCCAAGGAGCTCCGCAGAACTCTGGATATGATGATGAACATGGAAGTTACATCAGG GTGCTACACGACCACATTGCCTACAGGTTTGAAGTgttggaagtgattgggaaagGCTCCTTTGGCCAGGTCTTAAAATGCCTGGACCACAAGAACAATGAACTTGTAGCCATAAAAATAATCCGCAATAAAAAAAG GTTTCATCACCAAGCTCTTGTGGAGCTGAAGATCTTGGATGTGATAAAgaggaaagacaaagacaacCTCCACAATGTCATCCACATGAAGGAGTACTTCTACTTCCGAAATCACCTTTGCATCTCCTTTGAGCTTCTGGG GGTCAACTTGTACgagctcataaaaaaaaacaacttccaaGGCTTCAGCCTCGCCCTGATCCGTCGTTTCACCCATGCACTTCTCAGGTGCCTGCAGATGCTGCACAGGGAGAAGATAATCCATTGCGACCTCAAACCG GAGAACATCCTTCTGTCTCAGAGAGGGCCAGGGAACATCAAGGTGGTTGACTTTGGCTCAAGCTGCTATGAACAACAAAGAG TGTATACCTACATCCAGAGTCGCTTCTACCGCTCTCCAGAGGTCATCCTGGGTCACCCTTACAGCATGGCTATTGATATGTGGAGTCTGGGCTGCATTCTAGCTGAGCTTTACACAGGCTACCCTCTCTTCCCCGGAGAGAGCGAAGTGGAGCAGATAGCTTGTATAATGGAG GTCCTTGGAATGCCTCCAAATGATTTTGTTCAGTCAGCATCAAGAAGGAGGTTGTTCTTTG ACTCAAAAGGAAATCCAAGAAACATCACTAACAGCAAGGGGAAGAAGCGGAGGCCCAGTTCCAAAGAGCTTTCAGCTGCGCTGAAAACTAATGATGCTCTGTTCTTAGATTTCATCAAACGCTGCCTCAG ttgggATCCAAGTAAGCGTATGACTCCTGATGAGGGGTTACAGCACGAGTGGATCCTACAAGGAAATTTCAACAAAGTCCGGACCAGAACCAAGCCTGCAGTCAAGAAGACCTCAGACAGTTCaaccaacacagacaaacaagctAACAGCCACTCTG CAGAGAAGGTCAGCTCGGAAAGCAACGGTAGCGACAATCTGAAGAGAGACAGTTCAGAAACAGGAACAAAGATGGCTCCTGCAGAGCGCCTGCGCCCCATTGGGGCTTCAGCAGAGGAGGAGGCGTGTGAAAGTGAAGGCAAGCTGTCCACAAATACCAAGCAACAGGAATGCAGTGGAGAGAGGCCCGTACACATCATCATCAAACCTCAAGAGACAGAAGACATAGAAAGGAAAGATACTCAGGAGTCATCTCAGTGTTTGTCCCCTATTGTCTAA
- the ndufa9a gene encoding LOW QUALITY PROTEIN: NADH dehydrogenase [ubiquinone] 1 alpha subcomplex subunit 9, mitochondrial (The sequence of the model RefSeq protein was modified relative to this genomic sequence to represent the inferred CDS: inserted 2 bases in 1 codon): MATVSLVSRPASVLSKISSSCSPALLSAASVTTVQQRKLHHALIPKGKGGRSSFSGVAATVFGATGFLGRYVVNRLGRIGSQIIIPHRCDQYDLMYFRPMGDLGQIIFMEWDARNKDSIKRAMEHSNVVINLVGREWETRNYRFEDVFVNIPQQIARAAREAGITKFVHMSHLNADIRSPSKYLRNKAVGEKAVRDEFPDAIIMKPSEMFGREDRFFNYYANMRWFGNAVPLIALGKKTVKQPVHVADVAKAIISAIRDPDANGKTYALVGPNRYLLRDLVEYIYAVAHRPFVPYPLPRPLIHLAAQFFAMNPFEPWTTPDKVDRFHTTDMKYPGLPGLEDLGITAASVEQKAIEFXASPRRFRYLEAELDETKQAKTVNY; encoded by the exons ATGGCGACCGTATCGCTGGTTAGCCGTCCTGCGAGTGTCCTTTCAAAGATTTCAA GCAGCTGCtcccctgctttgctgtcagctgcctctgtcaCCACAGTCCAGCAGAGGAAGCTGCACCATGCTCTCATCCCCAAAGGGAAAGGAGGACGCTCATCTTTTAGTGGCGTAGCTGCCACAGTGTTTGGTGCCACAGGTTTCCTGGGACGATACGTGGTCAATAGGCTGG GTCGGATTGGCTCTCAGATTATAATCCCTCATCGCTGTGATCAGTATGACCTCATGTACTTCAGGCCCATGGGTGATCTTGGGCAAATCATCTTCATG GAGTGGGATGCCAGGAACAAAGACTCCATCAAACGGGCTATGGAGCACTCTAATGTTGTCATCAATCTGGTGGGCAGAGAGTGGGAGACAAG GAACTATCGCTTCGAGGATGTGTTTGTGAACATCCCTCAGCAGATTGCCAGGGCAGCCAGAGAAGCTGGTATCACAAAGTTTGTCCACATGTCGCACCTCAACGCTGACATACGCAGCCCATCCAAATACCTGAGGAACAAG GCTGTAGGAGAGAAGGCAGTGAGAGATGAGTTTCCTGATGCCATCATCATGAAGCCCTCTGAGATGTTTGGGAGGGAGGACAGATTTTTCAACTATTATGCAA ACATGCgctggtttggaaatgctgttCCTCTTATTGCCCTCGGGAAGAAGACAGTGAAGCAGCCTGTTCAT gtgGCGGATGTGGCTAAGGCTATTATCAGTGCTATCAGAGACCCAGATGCTAATGGAAAGACATATGCACTTGTTGG ACCCAACCGTTACCTGCTTCGTGATCTGGTGGAGTATATTTATGCAGTGGCACACCGACCTTTTGTGCCCTACCCTCTGCCTCGCCCGCTCATTCA CCTGGCTGCCCAGTTCTTTGCAATGAATCCATTTGAGCCCTGGACAACCCCAGACAAAGTGGACAGG TTTCACACAACAGACATGAAGTACCCAGGACTCCCAGGGCTGGAGGATCTCGGCATCACTGCTGCTAGTGTAGAGCAAAAGGCTATAGAGTT TGCGTCGCCACGCCGCTTCCGTTACCTGGAAGCCGAACTGGATGAGACGAAGCAAGCCAAGACTGTCAACTATTAA
- the dyrk4 gene encoding dual specificity tyrosine-phosphorylation-regulated kinase 4 isoform X1 → MSAPNKSSEKRKSSKNKLDALLKERKYTFPLLIKTSRPEAFPHPHRLPAEGNRIGTNRPCSQKFNSSVGTLPQLEPPVVQVVVSNAKNQHQVSDNILPQIANKGGQNNYQTQSDERPKPTQQFTTRFGTTVDKVSVSRNSRIFINKLEKEKAYEGQKLPMSPIEALKNFQDRLTEFEQEEIMDYSEIWFLGLGSQKIEGSQGAPQNSGYDDEHGSYIRVLHDHIAYRFEVLEVIGKGSFGQVLKCLDHKNNELVAIKIIRNKKRFHHQALVELKILDVIKRKDKDNLHNVIHMKEYFYFRNHLCISFELLGVNLYELIKKNNFQGFSLALIRRFTHALLRCLQMLHREKIIHCDLKPENILLSQRGPGNIKVVDFGSSCYEQQRVYTYIQSRFYRSPEVILGHPYSMAIDMWSLGCILAELYTGYPLFPGESEVEQIACIMEVLGMPPNDFVQSASRRRLFFDSKGNPRNITNSKGKKRRPSSKELSAALKTNDALFLDFIKRCLSWDPSKRMTPDEGLQHEWILQGNFNKVRTRTKPAVKKTSDSSTNTDKQANSHSAEKVSSESNGSDNLKRDSSETGTKMAPAERLRPIGASAEEEACESEGKLSTNTKQQECSGERPVHIIIKPQETEDIERKDTQESSQCLSPIV, encoded by the exons ACATCACGACCAGAGGCCTTCCCTCACCCTCACAGACTCCCAGCAGAAGGGAACCGTATTGGAACAAATCGACCCTGCTCACAG AAGTTCAACTCCAGTGTGGGGACTCTCCCTCAGCTCGAGCCACCAGTGGTCCAGGTGGTGGTTAGCAATGCCAAAAACCAGCACCAGGTGTCAGACAACATCTTGCCCCAAATTGCCAACAAAGGGGGTCAAAACAACTATCAGACACAATCG GACGAGAGGCCAAAGCCCACTCAGCAGTTCACCACACGGTTTGGTACAACAGTCGATAAAGTGTCAGTGTCTCGCAACAGCAGGATTTTCATCAACAAGctggagaaagagaaagcatatgaGGGTCAAAAGTTACCCATGTCACCTATAG AGGCGTTGAAGAACTTCCAGGATCGGCTGACAGAGTTTGAACAGGAGGAGATCATGGATTATTCAGAGATTTGGTTCCTTGGTCTGGGATCCCAGAAAATTGAGGGCTCCCAAGGAGCTCCGCAGAACTCTGGATATGATGATGAACATGGAAGTTACATCAGG GTGCTACACGACCACATTGCCTACAGGTTTGAAGTgttggaagtgattgggaaagGCTCCTTTGGCCAGGTCTTAAAATGCCTGGACCACAAGAACAATGAACTTGTAGCCATAAAAATAATCCGCAATAAAAAAAG GTTTCATCACCAAGCTCTTGTGGAGCTGAAGATCTTGGATGTGATAAAgaggaaagacaaagacaacCTCCACAATGTCATCCACATGAAGGAGTACTTCTACTTCCGAAATCACCTTTGCATCTCCTTTGAGCTTCTGGG GGTCAACTTGTACgagctcataaaaaaaaacaacttccaaGGCTTCAGCCTCGCCCTGATCCGTCGTTTCACCCATGCACTTCTCAGGTGCCTGCAGATGCTGCACAGGGAGAAGATAATCCATTGCGACCTCAAACCG GAGAACATCCTTCTGTCTCAGAGAGGGCCAGGGAACATCAAGGTGGTTGACTTTGGCTCAAGCTGCTATGAACAACAAAGAG TGTATACCTACATCCAGAGTCGCTTCTACCGCTCTCCAGAGGTCATCCTGGGTCACCCTTACAGCATGGCTATTGATATGTGGAGTCTGGGCTGCATTCTAGCTGAGCTTTACACAGGCTACCCTCTCTTCCCCGGAGAGAGCGAAGTGGAGCAGATAGCTTGTATAATGGAG GTCCTTGGAATGCCTCCAAATGATTTTGTTCAGTCAGCATCAAGAAGGAGGTTGTTCTTTG ACTCAAAAGGAAATCCAAGAAACATCACTAACAGCAAGGGGAAGAAGCGGAGGCCCAGTTCCAAAGAGCTTTCAGCTGCGCTGAAAACTAATGATGCTCTGTTCTTAGATTTCATCAAACGCTGCCTCAG ttgggATCCAAGTAAGCGTATGACTCCTGATGAGGGGTTACAGCACGAGTGGATCCTACAAGGAAATTTCAACAAAGTCCGGACCAGAACCAAGCCTGCAGTCAAGAAGACCTCAGACAGTTCaaccaacacagacaaacaagctAACAGCCACTCTG CAGAGAAGGTCAGCTCGGAAAGCAACGGTAGCGACAATCTGAAGAGAGACAGTTCAGAAACAGGAACAAAGATGGCTCCTGCAGAGCGCCTGCGCCCCATTGGGGCTTCAGCAGAGGAGGAGGCGTGTGAAAGTGAAGGCAAGCTGTCCACAAATACCAAGCAACAGGAATGCAGTGGAGAGAGGCCCGTACACATCATCATCAAACCTCAAGAGACAGAAGACATAGAAAGGAAAGATACTCAGGAGTCATCTCAGTGTTTGTCCCCTATTGTCTAA